In a genomic window of Anoxybacter fermentans:
- a CDS encoding MutS-related protein: MFFILDTADRLGFTEVFSKINPCSPQGQRVKRSIQPFLPGDEEKFDQMTRRLTFWLELGERTDLVKKIRPLLAELKNIHGILERLAKGESLNEGECFEIKANLVITRKIWKKLKSIVKMKLYNRDMLLEPILKIDPLDRLWELLNPGGIETERFYLRDEYDRELARVRREKNELQQRVRRLKREMLAELESRLGRTIPASGEVMVSKGDTELLEYLNSRSDLRLERESFSTCFYKWIPGPAVQKLENELEQLNIEEEQISKRVLAELSQKIRNYVDCLQKNQQRLGELDWMLAKVEYALKHQCVPPVRIDENMIQILRGRHLLVEAEVKERGDEYTPIDLTLKRGVTVITGPNMGGKTLNLRMVGLLTAMAQYGLYVPAEEMRFSLREFIYFSVDDDQTKGDLSTFGQEIVGLNQALPLKDRPGLYLIDELARGTNPEEGGALGKAIIKYLLDSPAITILTTHFAILTNVQGVRHLKVKGLDREKYKLLLKKYQMEGKVSLDIINQLMDYHLIEAEANNEIARDAIRVAALLGLPEQIIKDALKELDGKV; the protein is encoded by the coding sequence ATGTTTTTCATTCTTGATACGGCGGATCGTCTGGGTTTTACAGAGGTTTTTTCAAAAATCAATCCCTGTTCTCCGCAGGGCCAGAGGGTAAAAAGATCCATCCAACCCTTTCTCCCGGGTGATGAAGAAAAATTTGATCAAATGACGAGACGGTTAACCTTCTGGCTTGAGTTGGGAGAAAGGACAGACCTTGTGAAAAAGATACGCCCCCTTCTGGCTGAGTTAAAAAATATTCATGGGATTCTGGAACGGTTGGCTAAAGGTGAGAGTTTAAATGAAGGGGAATGTTTTGAGATTAAAGCAAACCTGGTGATTACCCGGAAGATTTGGAAAAAATTAAAATCGATTGTAAAAATGAAACTTTACAATCGTGATATGTTACTAGAGCCGATTTTAAAAATTGATCCATTGGACCGGCTTTGGGAACTGTTAAACCCGGGTGGTATTGAGACAGAGAGGTTTTATCTACGGGATGAATATGACAGGGAACTGGCCCGGGTTCGCAGGGAAAAAAATGAACTTCAACAGAGGGTTCGCCGGCTGAAAAGAGAAATGTTGGCGGAATTGGAGAGTAGGTTAGGAAGAACGATTCCTGCTTCGGGAGAAGTGATGGTCAGTAAGGGAGATACAGAACTTTTAGAATATTTAAATTCCCGCAGCGATCTGAGGTTGGAAAGAGAAAGCTTTAGTACCTGTTTTTATAAGTGGATTCCAGGGCCAGCAGTCCAGAAACTCGAAAATGAGCTCGAACAGTTAAACATAGAAGAAGAGCAAATTTCCAAACGTGTATTAGCTGAATTAAGCCAGAAGATCAGAAATTATGTTGATTGCCTGCAGAAAAATCAACAGAGACTGGGCGAACTGGACTGGATGCTGGCAAAGGTAGAGTATGCCTTGAAACATCAATGTGTACCACCTGTACGGATCGATGAAAATATGATCCAGATCCTGAGAGGTCGTCATCTACTGGTCGAAGCAGAGGTTAAAGAACGTGGGGATGAATACACTCCCATTGATTTAACATTAAAAAGAGGAGTTACAGTGATTACCGGTCCCAATATGGGAGGAAAAACTCTCAATTTACGAATGGTTGGTCTTTTGACCGCTATGGCCCAGTATGGACTCTATGTTCCGGCAGAAGAGATGCGGTTTAGTTTGAGGGAATTTATTTATTTTTCAGTGGATGATGATCAGACCAAAGGGGATTTGAGTACCTTTGGACAGGAAATTGTGGGTTTAAATCAGGCTTTGCCTTTAAAAGATAGGCCGGGTCTTTATCTAATCGATGAGCTGGCCCGGGGAACTAATCCGGAAGAAGGAGGAGCTTTAGGTAAAGCGATTATCAAATATTTACTTGATTCTCCTGCCATTACTATTCTGACTACCCATTTTGCAATATTGACCAATGTTCAGGGGGTGCGGCATTTAAAGGTTAAAGGCTTAGATCGGGAGAAATATAAGTTATTACTGAAAAAATATCAAATGGAGGGAAAAGTATCATTGGATATTATCAATCAACTTATGGATTATCATCTTATAGAAGCTGAGGCCAATAATGAAATAGCCCGGGACGCAATCCGGGTTGCAGCTTTGCTTGGATTGCCTGAGCAAATTATTAAAGATGCACTCAAAGAGTTAGATGGAAAAGTTTAA
- a CDS encoding zinc-binding dehydrogenase translates to MKKGCKYGTHRVIEPKGTLPQPAWKIDNTMEIYDNEILIDVKTLNIDSASFTQIKEEAGGDIEKIKARILEIVEERGKHHNPVTGSGGMLVGEVKEIGPALQGKIDLKVGDKIATLVSLSLTPLKIYEILEVKPEIDQVHIKGEAILFESGIYAKLPEDMSETLALAVLDVAGAPAQTCKLVKPGNTVLIIGAGGKSGLLCLHQAKKMAGVTGKVIALEYSDEGCERIRKLNLADEIIQADATNAVEVLEKVSAVTDGKMADITINCVNIPKTEMASILATRDEGLIYFFSMATSFTAAALGAEGVGKDVTMIIGNGYTKNHAEIALETLRENPALREVFTQLYV, encoded by the coding sequence ATGAAAAAAGGATGTAAATACGGTACACATCGAGTTATTGAGCCAAAAGGAACTTTGCCACAACCGGCATGGAAGATTGATAACACAATGGAGATTTATGATAATGAGATTTTAATCGACGTAAAGACTTTAAATATCGATTCAGCCAGCTTTACCCAGATTAAAGAGGAAGCCGGGGGTGATATAGAAAAGATTAAAGCCAGAATACTGGAAATCGTTGAAGAAAGAGGAAAGCACCATAATCCCGTTACCGGTTCTGGTGGAATGTTGGTGGGTGAGGTAAAAGAAATTGGCCCCGCTTTGCAGGGTAAAATTGATCTAAAGGTGGGCGATAAAATTGCCACTCTGGTCTCTTTATCTCTGACTCCGTTGAAGATTTATGAGATTTTAGAAGTCAAACCTGAGATCGATCAGGTTCATATAAAAGGAGAAGCTATTTTATTTGAAAGCGGTATTTATGCCAAACTACCGGAAGATATGAGTGAGACCCTGGCTCTGGCAGTTTTAGATGTGGCTGGTGCTCCTGCCCAGACCTGTAAATTGGTCAAGCCTGGTAATACGGTATTGATTATTGGTGCAGGTGGAAAATCGGGTCTACTTTGTCTCCATCAGGCAAAAAAGATGGCCGGTGTAACCGGTAAAGTGATTGCTCTGGAATATAGTGATGAAGGTTGTGAACGGATCCGGAAATTAAATCTGGCTGATGAGATTATTCAGGCAGATGCTACAAATGCGGTGGAAGTATTGGAGAAAGTTTCAGCTGTAACCGATGGCAAGATGGCTGATATAACTATCAATTGTGTAAATATTCCTAAAACTGAGATGGCTTCTATTCTTGCTACCAGAGATGAAGGGTTGATTTATTTCTTCAGTATGGCGACCAGTTTTACCGCTGCTGCCCTGGGGGCTGAAGGTGTTGGTAAAGATGTAACCATGATAATCGGTAATGGATATACGAAAAATCATGCTGAGATTGCTCTAGAGACCCTTCGGGAAAATCCGGCCTTGCGGGAGGTATTTACACAACTTTATGTGTAG
- a CDS encoding OAM dimerization domain-containing protein codes for MNIDLKNVRPYGDTLNDGAVQLSFTLPVPAGEEAKEAAKILANKMGLDDVNVVYMNDLGIGFTFFVVYGKCRHSVDMTQIQVAKVETEVMDFYEINEFIREKIGRKVTVVGACTGTDAHTVGLDAIMNMKGYAGEYGLERYPEINAYNLGSQVPNEELIKKAVEVNADAILVSQVVTQKNVHIHNLTHLVDLLDAEGLRDRFILIVGGPRITHELALELGFDAGFGAGTLPPEVASYIVQTLAERLNK; via the coding sequence ATGAATATTGATCTGAAAAATGTTCGGCCTTATGGTGATACATTAAATGATGGTGCTGTTCAACTCAGTTTTACTCTACCTGTTCCTGCCGGAGAAGAGGCCAAGGAAGCGGCTAAAATTCTGGCTAACAAAATGGGTTTAGATGATGTAAATGTGGTTTATATGAATGATCTGGGGATTGGTTTTACATTTTTTGTGGTATACGGTAAGTGTCGTCATTCTGTAGATATGACCCAGATTCAGGTGGCGAAAGTGGAAACTGAGGTAATGGATTTTTATGAGATTAATGAATTTATTCGTGAAAAGATTGGCCGGAAGGTAACGGTAGTCGGCGCCTGTACTGGAACCGATGCCCATACTGTTGGTTTGGATGCCATTATGAATATGAAAGGGTATGCAGGTGAGTACGGTTTGGAACGTTATCCTGAAATAAATGCTTATAACCTGGGTTCCCAGGTTCCCAATGAGGAACTGATCAAAAAAGCGGTGGAAGTTAATGCAGATGCCATTCTGGTCTCTCAGGTAGTTACCCAGAAAAATGTTCATATCCATAATTTAACCCATCTGGTAGATTTATTGGATGCAGAAGGGTTAAGAGATCGGTTTATTCTAATTGTAGGTGGGCCGCGGATTACTCATGAACTGGCATTGGAATTGGGATTTGATGCTGGATTTGGAGCCGGGACACTTCCACCTGAAGTGGCATCCTATATTGTCCAGACACTGGCTGAGAGGCTAAATAAGTAG
- a CDS encoding CPBP family intramembrane glutamic endopeptidase, which translates to MKLIFLIILLVLQWFIIKKISMLISTKLNIEDFKKKVLLVPINILITIILIKLIGLSFTEAGLILGNVYKGLKSIFVFGLPLALISGGLVFTIPSDDLKEITYGEGDIKWQFIYVWIFVGPVEELLYRGFVQGALNTIVNGHLFIFSYATIIASVIFVFVHILNVLYGNETWKAFLSMVPTRFIAALVLGYSFQISKSLIYPIIIHNLIDGINLSILYYRKQNSYVDWV; encoded by the coding sequence GTGAAATTAATATTTTTGATAATTCTATTAGTTTTACAGTGGTTTATAATTAAAAAAATTAGTATGTTAATTTCCACAAAGTTAAATATTGAAGATTTCAAGAAAAAAGTCTTACTAGTTCCAATAAATATACTTATTACAATTATTTTAATTAAACTTATAGGTTTATCTTTTACTGAGGCAGGTTTAATATTAGGTAATGTTTACAAAGGACTTAAATCAATATTTGTATTTGGACTTCCTTTAGCTTTAATAAGTGGTGGTTTAGTATTTACTATACCTTCAGACGATCTTAAAGAAATTACATATGGTGAGGGAGATATTAAATGGCAATTTATTTATGTTTGGATTTTTGTTGGACCTGTAGAAGAACTACTTTATAGAGGATTTGTACAAGGAGCATTAAATACAATTGTAAATGGCCATTTGTTTATTTTTAGCTATGCTACGATTATAGCTAGTGTTATATTTGTATTTGTTCATATCTTAAATGTTTTATATGGAAATGAGACATGGAAAGCTTTTTTAAGTATGGTTCCTACAAGATTCATAGCTGCCTTAGTATTAGGATATAGTTTTCAAATTTCAAAGAGTTTAATTTATCCTATTATAATACACAATTTAATAGATGGAATAAATTTGAGTATTTTATATTATAGAAAACAAAATAGTTATGTGGATTGGGTATAA
- a CDS encoding amidohydrolase, whose product MRLDKILINGIIITLEESQPKAEALAIKDGKIVALGTNEKILNMNHGGEVIDLKGKTVVPGFSDAHVHLIGTGLNMLGIRLNDADSLEEVLARIRNKAKAQKPGELILASGLDTNRFKEERLPTREELDDVAPHNPVFINRVDSHSCVINTKMMELIKVPLDLEGVEKDTYGLPSGFMRKAANSYVRNRVLNIIPEEMRIRAAHMAAEAAVKVGITTIHALEGGQLFNDKDVEVLLKVKNELPVHVVIWHQTMEIEKVKKTGLPRIGGCIILDGSFTSRTAALFEDYSDDPGNNGVLYYDQETVNQFVEEAYRAELQVSVHVLGERAIEQILTAHELAQKKYPRSDARHRLEHFELPTKEQIKRAVNLGIILSMQPAFEYYWGGSGMYGHRLGQARALRSNPFCSIVRAGGIIAGGSDSDVTPMNPLVGIQGAMTHSNPEERLDALEALKLFTINPAYSVFEEKERGTIKVGKYADLTILDQNPLTTKPEEIDQIQVEMTIVEGKIVFEKE is encoded by the coding sequence GTGAGGCTCGATAAAATTTTAATTAATGGTATAATTATTACTCTGGAGGAATCTCAGCCAAAAGCAGAGGCTCTAGCAATCAAAGATGGTAAAATAGTTGCCCTGGGTACTAACGAAAAGATATTGAATATGAACCATGGAGGAGAGGTAATAGATCTAAAGGGTAAGACTGTGGTACCGGGTTTTTCTGATGCTCATGTTCATCTTATAGGAACAGGGTTAAATATGCTGGGGATTCGTCTTAATGATGCTGATTCTTTAGAAGAAGTATTGGCAAGGATTCGTAATAAAGCAAAGGCTCAAAAGCCAGGAGAATTAATCCTGGCTTCGGGCTTAGATACCAACCGTTTTAAAGAAGAGAGACTACCTACACGTGAAGAGCTGGATGATGTTGCTCCTCATAATCCGGTTTTTATCAATCGGGTAGATTCCCATTCCTGTGTGATTAATACCAAAATGATGGAGCTTATAAAAGTTCCTTTAGATCTTGAAGGAGTAGAAAAAGATACATATGGCCTACCATCGGGGTTTATGCGAAAGGCTGCCAATTCTTATGTACGTAATAGGGTATTGAATATCATTCCTGAAGAGATGAGAATTAGGGCTGCCCATATGGCTGCTGAAGCTGCCGTTAAAGTTGGAATTACCACCATTCATGCCCTGGAAGGTGGCCAGCTTTTTAATGATAAAGATGTGGAAGTTTTACTTAAAGTTAAAAATGAATTACCCGTGCATGTTGTTATCTGGCATCAAACTATGGAGATTGAAAAAGTCAAAAAAACCGGATTACCCCGAATCGGTGGATGTATTATACTTGATGGTTCTTTTACTTCCCGGACAGCAGCTTTATTTGAGGACTATAGTGATGATCCGGGTAACAATGGGGTGCTTTATTATGATCAGGAAACGGTGAATCAATTTGTAGAAGAGGCCTACCGGGCAGAACTACAGGTTTCGGTACATGTTCTTGGAGAACGGGCTATTGAACAGATTTTGACCGCTCATGAATTGGCACAGAAAAAGTACCCGCGTTCTGATGCCAGACATCGACTGGAGCATTTTGAATTACCGACTAAAGAACAGATTAAACGCGCGGTAAATCTGGGAATTATTCTTTCTATGCAACCTGCCTTTGAGTACTATTGGGGCGGTAGCGGAATGTATGGTCACCGTCTGGGCCAGGCACGGGCCTTAAGATCAAACCCCTTCTGCTCAATTGTAAGAGCTGGAGGAATCATTGCTGGTGGGTCTGATAGCGACGTTACACCTATGAACCCGCTTGTTGGTATTCAAGGTGCTATGACCCATTCAAATCCGGAGGAAAGACTGGATGCTTTAGAAGCTTTAAAACTTTTTACCATCAATCCGGCATATTCTGTCTTTGAAGAGAAGGAACGGGGAACGATTAAGGTGGGTAAATATGCAGATTTGACAATTTTAGATCAAAATCCACTGACTACTAAACCGGAAGAAATTGATCAAATTCAGGTTGAAATGACCATTGTTGAAGGAAAAATTGTATTTGAGAAAGAATAA
- a CDS encoding adenylate/guanylate cyclase domain-containing protein, which produces MQTNHKSYDINKSAERIDEILAESNNSFEELDYIPDRSKLTYTNGFYVKVGAIFVDIRQSSELTGEHRRPKLAKLYRSYISETVAILNSYYDCKEINIVGDCVSGIFEAQYKYQIENMYFAAAEINSLIKILNYKYRKSDIVEIKVGIGLAYGRALMIKAGYSGSGINEVVWMGDVVNRASNLCNLANKDSTAPILIDENVYINLPEKDQDFFTYNYFGKYYEGNVINIKMQEWYEENCT; this is translated from the coding sequence ATGCAAACAAATCATAAAAGCTATGATATAAATAAGAGTGCGGAGAGAATAGATGAAATTTTAGCTGAAAGTAATAATAGTTTTGAGGAATTAGATTATATTCCAGACAGAAGTAAATTGACATATACTAATGGATTTTATGTGAAGGTTGGTGCAATTTTTGTAGATATTAGACAATCTTCTGAATTAACTGGTGAACATCGGAGACCTAAACTTGCCAAGCTATATCGAAGTTATATATCAGAAACAGTTGCAATACTAAATAGTTATTATGATTGTAAAGAAATTAATATTGTTGGTGATTGTGTATCTGGTATATTTGAAGCACAATATAAGTATCAAATTGAAAATATGTACTTTGCAGCAGCAGAAATCAATTCTTTAATAAAAATTTTAAACTATAAATATAGAAAATCTGATATTGTAGAGATAAAAGTGGGAATTGGTCTGGCTTATGGTAGAGCACTGATGATCAAAGCTGGTTATTCAGGTAGTGGAATTAATGAAGTTGTTTGGATGGGGGATGTTGTTAATAGGGCATCTAATTTATGTAATCTTGCTAATAAAGATTCGACAGCTCCTATATTAATAGATGAGAATGTTTATATTAATCTTCCTGAAAAAGATCAAGATTTTTTTACTTATAATTATTTTGGTAAATATTATGAAGGTAACGTGATTAATATAAAAATGCAAGAGTGGTATGAAGAAAATTGCACATAA
- a CDS encoding 3-keto-5-aminohexanoate cleavage protein, protein MEKLIITAAICGAEVTKEQNPNLPITPDELAQAAYDAEQAGASIIHLHVRDENGNPTQSEEVFREVIEKIKAKGCKAIIQPSTGGAVGMTAEERIQPLNLRPEMATLSTGSVNFGDDVFLNSPEYIEFFASRMKELGIKPEIEVFEVGMINNALRLVKKGLIEPPLHFDFVMGVPGGIPGEVEDLLHLVRKIPEGSTWSVAGIGRYELPLAVMAIIMGGHVRVGFEDNIYYSKGVLAESNAQLVERIVRIAKEVGREIATPDEAREILHIKR, encoded by the coding sequence TTGGAAAAACTGATCATTACTGCTGCTATTTGTGGGGCGGAAGTAACTAAAGAACAAAACCCTAATCTTCCTATAACACCCGATGAGCTGGCCCAGGCTGCTTATGATGCCGAGCAGGCAGGTGCTTCAATTATTCATCTCCATGTCCGGGATGAAAATGGAAATCCGACTCAGAGTGAAGAAGTTTTTAGAGAAGTGATAGAAAAGATTAAGGCTAAAGGGTGTAAAGCAATTATCCAGCCGTCTACAGGTGGGGCAGTGGGAATGACTGCTGAGGAACGAATACAACCTTTAAATCTTAGACCCGAGATGGCGACACTGAGTACCGGGTCTGTCAACTTTGGTGATGATGTATTTCTTAATTCGCCAGAATATATTGAATTTTTTGCATCACGAATGAAAGAGCTGGGTATAAAGCCTGAGATTGAAGTATTTGAAGTAGGAATGATCAATAATGCTCTAAGATTGGTAAAAAAAGGTCTTATAGAACCGCCTCTTCATTTTGATTTTGTAATGGGTGTGCCCGGAGGAATTCCTGGAGAGGTAGAAGATTTGCTTCATCTGGTACGGAAGATTCCAGAGGGTTCTACCTGGAGTGTTGCTGGAATTGGTCGTTATGAATTACCTCTTGCAGTAATGGCTATTATAATGGGAGGCCATGTGCGGGTTGGTTTTGAGGATAATATTTACTACAGTAAAGGTGTACTGGCAGAAAGTAATGCACAATTAGTGGAACGGATTGTCCGGATTGCTAAAGAGGTGGGTAGGGAAATTGCCACACCTGATGAAGCAAGAGAAATTTTACACATAAAAAGATAA
- the atoD gene encoding acetate CoA-transferase subunit alpha: protein MAKIIGKSEVMDIFKDGMSVMIGGFLAVGTPEGLIDLLIEKNVKNLTIIGNDSGYPDKGIGRLVVNRQVKKVIASHIGTNPETGNQMNAGELEVELVPQGTLAERIRAAGAGLGGILTPTGVGTVVEEGKEKKVIDGVEYLLELPLKADLALIKAWKADKKGNLVYRKSARNFNPVMASAADIVIVEAEEIVEVGEIDPDEVMTPGIFVDYIYDGGLNS, encoded by the coding sequence ATGGCTAAGATCATCGGTAAATCAGAAGTAATGGATATTTTTAAAGATGGAATGTCTGTGATGATCGGTGGTTTTTTAGCTGTAGGTACCCCAGAAGGGTTGATAGACCTTTTGATTGAAAAAAATGTAAAAAATTTGACTATCATTGGCAATGATAGCGGTTATCCTGATAAGGGGATTGGTCGTCTTGTAGTTAACCGTCAGGTAAAAAAGGTGATTGCTTCTCATATTGGAACTAACCCTGAGACCGGAAATCAGATGAATGCCGGTGAACTGGAAGTGGAATTGGTACCACAGGGAACTTTAGCTGAGCGGATTCGAGCAGCTGGTGCTGGATTGGGTGGAATACTCACTCCTACTGGTGTAGGTACAGTGGTGGAGGAAGGAAAAGAAAAGAAAGTAATTGACGGAGTCGAATATCTTTTAGAGCTTCCTTTAAAAGCTGATCTGGCTCTTATTAAAGCCTGGAAAGCTGATAAAAAAGGTAACCTGGTTTATAGAAAGAGTGCACGTAACTTTAACCCGGTTATGGCTTCTGCAGCAGATATTGTTATTGTTGAAGCAGAAGAGATTGTAGAAGTAGGTGAAATTGACCCCGATGAAGTGATGACACCTGGAATTTTTGTTGATTATATTTATGATGGGGGGTTAAATTCATGA
- a CDS encoding hotdog domain-containing protein, whose product MEKAMIRVRMSSQDAHYAGNLVDGAKMLQLFGDVATELLIRHDGDEGLFVAYDNVEFLAPVYAGDYIEATGKIVKVGNTSRKMEFEARKVIASVKDAEYESAAEVLPEPILVCRASGTCVVPKERQRFNK is encoded by the coding sequence ATGGAAAAAGCTATGATTCGGGTTCGGATGAGTTCACAGGATGCTCATTATGCGGGGAACCTGGTGGATGGTGCAAAGATGCTCCAATTGTTCGGGGATGTAGCAACCGAACTTTTGATTCGCCACGATGGAGATGAGGGGTTATTTGTCGCTTATGATAATGTAGAATTTTTAGCACCTGTTTATGCTGGTGATTATATCGAAGCGACCGGAAAAATTGTCAAAGTGGGTAATACATCACGGAAGATGGAGTTTGAAGCAAGAAAGGTAATTGCTTCTGTAAAGGATGCTGAATATGAATCTGCTGCTGAAGTTCTGCCTGAACCGATACTTGTTTGTCGTGCTAGCGGTACCTGTGTAGTACCCAAAGAAAGGCAGAGATTTAATAAATAA
- a CDS encoding lysine 5,6-aminomutase subunit alpha produces the protein MEKKLNLDQNLIDRGREAARKIAARVYEEIIEPNTTVAVERTVVRLLGVDGVDHQDVPLPNVVVDQVHKGGELDKGIAYWMGNAMVAKNMTAQEVAEAVGRGELNLLEIPPGNDAEIKQVIDAEASKMIEHIISQRKKREDLQAKLGIGSTPLIYVIVATGNIYEDVIQAQAAAKQGADIIAVIRTTAQSLLDYVPYGPTTEGFGGTYATQENFRIMRKALDEVSEEVGRYIHLCNYCSGLCMPEIAAMGAIERLDVMLNDAMYGILFRDINMKRTFIDQHFSRMINAVAGIIINTGEDNYLTTADAVEEAHTVLASQLINEQMALNSNLPEEQMGLGHAFEMNPDLEDGLLMEIAQAQMAREIFPKAPLKYMPPTKYMTGNIFKGHIMDAMFNLTGVLTGQHIQLLGMLTEAIHTPFLQDRALSIENAKYIFNNARHLGDEIMFKPNGKIQKRAQYVLKKAVTMLEEIAEMGLVRAIEKGMFADIKRSLTGGKGLDGVVKKADRYYNPFFSLLKGGVK, from the coding sequence ATGGAGAAAAAACTAAATCTAGATCAAAATCTGATTGATCGCGGTCGTGAAGCTGCCCGTAAAATTGCAGCCAGGGTGTATGAGGAGATAATTGAACCTAATACTACCGTTGCTGTAGAGCGAACAGTTGTACGTCTTTTGGGTGTGGATGGTGTTGATCATCAGGATGTACCATTACCCAATGTGGTAGTAGACCAGGTTCATAAGGGTGGAGAATTAGATAAAGGGATAGCTTACTGGATGGGTAATGCTATGGTGGCTAAAAATATGACAGCCCAGGAAGTTGCAGAAGCAGTAGGACGGGGTGAACTTAATTTACTTGAGATTCCTCCTGGAAATGATGCAGAGATTAAGCAGGTAATTGATGCTGAAGCTAGCAAAATGATAGAACATATTATTAGCCAGCGAAAAAAGAGAGAAGATTTACAGGCTAAGCTGGGAATAGGCAGTACTCCTCTGATTTATGTTATTGTTGCTACCGGTAATATTTATGAGGATGTAATCCAGGCCCAGGCGGCTGCAAAGCAGGGGGCTGATATTATTGCCGTAATCCGGACGACTGCTCAGAGCCTATTGGACTATGTACCCTATGGCCCAACTACTGAAGGTTTTGGTGGAACCTATGCTACCCAGGAAAATTTCAGAATTATGCGAAAGGCTTTAGATGAAGTTAGTGAAGAGGTTGGTAGATATATTCATTTATGTAATTATTGTTCCGGGCTTTGTATGCCTGAGATTGCAGCAATGGGTGCTATTGAGCGTCTGGATGTGATGCTCAATGATGCTATGTATGGAATCCTCTTTAGAGATATTAACATGAAGCGGACATTTATAGATCAGCACTTTAGTCGTATGATCAATGCAGTGGCAGGGATTATTATCAATACAGGTGAGGATAACTATTTAACTACTGCTGATGCGGTAGAAGAAGCCCATACTGTTCTTGCGTCTCAGTTAATTAATGAGCAAATGGCGTTAAATTCCAATCTACCGGAAGAGCAGATGGGATTGGGACATGCCTTTGAGATGAACCCTGATTTAGAAGATGGGCTTTTGATGGAGATTGCTCAGGCTCAGATGGCACGGGAGATCTTCCCTAAAGCGCCATTAAAATATATGCCGCCAACTAAATATATGACAGGAAATATTTTCAAAGGTCATATAATGGATGCTATGTTCAACTTAACCGGAGTATTGACAGGTCAGCATATTCAGCTTCTGGGAATGCTTACTGAAGCAATTCATACTCCATTTTTACAGGACCGGGCGCTCTCAATTGAGAATGCTAAATATATCTTCAATAATGCCCGCCATTTAGGTGATGAGATCATGTTTAAGCCTAATGGAAAGATCCAGAAGCGGGCTCAATACGTTCTTAAAAAGGCTGTGACAATGCTTGAAGAAATTGCTGAGATGGGCCTGGTACGGGCCATTGAAAAAGGAATGTTTGCTGATATTAAACGTTCCCTCACAGGTGGGAAGGGCTTAGACGGTGTAGTCAAAAAGGCTGACCGTTATTATAACCCATTCTTTAGCCTGTTAAAAGGAGGCGTAAAATAA